The Roseococcus microcysteis genome contains a region encoding:
- the rpoB gene encoding DNA-directed RNA polymerase subunit beta, with translation MNAISKSFTARKRIRKSFGRLPEIAPMPNLIDVQRASYANFLQMETHPDSRTNTGLQEVFKSVFPINDFAGRGRLEFVQYELEEPKYDVEECIQRGLTFAAPLKVKLRLIVWDLDEDTGARSVRDIKEQDVYMGDMPLMTDNGTFIINGTERVIVSQMHRSPGVFFDHDRGKTHSSGKYLFAARVIPYRGSWLDFEFDAKDICYVRIDRKRKLPASTLLMALDSAATEAKRVERAAQGLEMDPAEIRGMDAEEILAAFYGQVVFTRSPKGWSRAFDPDSFKGIKLLEPLVDARTGAVVAEKDTKMTPRAARKIAEAGTTEVLVGRADLLGRFMAEDLVNYETGEIWAEAGEELTEAKLAAIEDAGLDRLPTLAIDQSVGPWIRNTLTVDKNSNREEALMDIYRVMRPGEPPTPETAETLFKGLFFDADRYDLSAVGRVKMNMRLGFSLEEAPDYLRTLRKQDIVSTMRVLMDLKDGRGSIDDIDNLGNRRVRSVGELMENQYRVGLLRMDRAIKERMGSVDIDTVMPHDLINAKPAAAAVREFFGSSQLSQFMDQTNPLSEVTHKRRLSALGPGGLTRERAGFEVRDVHPTHYGRICPIETPEGPNIGLINSLATFARVNKYGFIETPYRLVKDGMIVGEPRYLSAMEEEKLVVAQADAEVDAGTGQFLSELVSVRQGGDFRLVKPEEVTAIDVSPKQLVSVAAALIPFLENDDANRALMGSNMQRQAVPLIKSDAPLVGTGMEAAVARDSGAAISARREGVVDQIDGARIVVRATGGDGQTTGVDIYRLRKFQRSNQSTCINQRPLVKVGDRVSPGEIIADGPSTELGELALGRNVLCAFMPWNGYNFEDSILISERIARDDVFTSIHIEEFEVMARDTKLGQEEISRDIPNVGEEALRNLDEAGIVYVGAEVHPGDILVGKVTPKGESPMTPEEKLLRAIFGEKASDVRDTSLRLPPGVSGTIVDVRVFSRRGVDKDERAMAIERAEIERLAKDRDDEKAIQERSFYGRLRERLLNRKASGGFKGVKAGTVITDEVLEQFAKATWRQIAVADDAAMAEIEALKREFDAAVERLQKRFDSKVEKLQRGDELPPGVMKMVKVFVAVKRKLQPGDKMAGRHGNKGVVSRVVPIEDMPFLEDGTSVDLVLNPLGVPSRMNVGQILETHLGWACANLGRQVGELVEDFRRSSAVRDELHAKLREVYGEEVFERDIAPMDEDQLIELCDNLKKGIPIATPVFDGARMGDIEGMLERAGLDTSGQVWLHDGRSGERFERKVTVGYIYMLKLHHLVDDKIHARSIGPYSLVTQQPLGGKAQFGGQRFGEMEVWALEAYGAAYTLQEMLTVKSDDVSGRTKVYEAIVRDQDSFEAGIPESFNVLVKELKSLGLNVDLENRGP, from the coding sequence ATGAACGCAATCAGCAAGTCGTTCACGGCACGCAAGCGGATCCGCAAGAGCTTCGGGCGGTTGCCCGAGATTGCGCCGATGCCGAACCTGATTGACGTGCAGCGCGCCTCCTACGCCAATTTCCTGCAGATGGAGACGCACCCCGACAGCCGGACCAATACCGGGCTGCAGGAGGTGTTCAAGTCCGTCTTCCCCATCAACGACTTCGCGGGCCGCGGCCGTCTGGAATTCGTCCAGTACGAGCTGGAGGAGCCCAAGTACGACGTCGAGGAATGCATCCAGCGCGGCCTGACCTTCGCCGCGCCGCTGAAGGTGAAGCTGCGCCTGATCGTCTGGGACCTGGACGAGGACACCGGCGCGCGCTCCGTCCGCGACATCAAGGAGCAGGATGTCTACATGGGCGACATGCCGCTCATGACGGACAACGGCACCTTCATCATCAACGGCACCGAGCGCGTCATCGTCAGCCAGATGCACCGCTCGCCCGGCGTGTTCTTCGACCATGACCGCGGCAAGACGCACAGCAGCGGCAAGTACCTGTTCGCCGCGCGGGTCATTCCCTATCGCGGTTCCTGGCTCGACTTCGAGTTCGACGCCAAGGACATCTGCTATGTCCGCATTGACCGCAAGCGCAAGCTGCCGGCCTCCACCCTGCTGATGGCGCTGGACAGCGCCGCCACCGAGGCCAAGCGCGTGGAACGCGCGGCCCAGGGCCTGGAGATGGACCCGGCGGAAATCCGCGGCATGGACGCAGAGGAAATCCTCGCCGCCTTCTATGGCCAGGTGGTCTTCACGCGCTCGCCCAAGGGCTGGTCGCGCGCCTTCGACCCGGACAGTTTCAAGGGCATCAAGCTGCTGGAGCCGCTGGTGGATGCGCGCACCGGCGCCGTGGTGGCCGAGAAGGACACCAAGATGACGCCCCGCGCCGCCCGCAAGATCGCGGAAGCCGGGACGACCGAGGTTCTGGTCGGGCGCGCCGACCTGCTGGGCCGCTTCATGGCCGAGGACCTCGTGAACTACGAGACCGGCGAGATTTGGGCCGAGGCCGGCGAGGAGCTGACGGAAGCCAAGCTCGCCGCCATCGAGGATGCCGGGCTGGACCGCCTGCCCACGCTGGCCATCGACCAGTCCGTCGGCCCCTGGATCCGCAACACCCTGACGGTGGACAAGAACAGCAACCGCGAAGAAGCGCTGATGGACATCTACCGGGTCATGCGCCCGGGCGAGCCGCCGACGCCGGAAACCGCGGAGACGCTGTTCAAGGGCCTGTTCTTCGACGCCGACCGCTATGACCTTTCGGCGGTGGGTCGCGTGAAGATGAACATGCGCCTGGGCTTCTCGCTGGAGGAGGCGCCGGACTACCTGCGCACGCTGCGCAAGCAGGACATCGTCAGCACCATGCGCGTGCTGATGGACCTGAAGGATGGCCGCGGCTCCATCGACGACATCGACAACCTCGGCAACCGGCGCGTGCGCTCGGTGGGCGAGCTGATGGAGAACCAGTACCGCGTCGGCCTGCTGCGCATGGACCGCGCGATCAAGGAGCGCATGGGGTCGGTGGATATCGACACCGTGATGCCGCATGACCTGATCAACGCGAAGCCGGCGGCGGCGGCGGTGCGTGAATTCTTCGGCAGCAGCCAGCTGTCGCAGTTCATGGACCAGACCAATCCGCTCTCCGAGGTGACGCACAAGCGCCGCCTTTCGGCGCTTGGCCCGGGCGGTCTGACCCGCGAACGTGCCGGCTTCGAGGTGCGCGACGTGCACCCGACGCATTACGGCCGCATCTGCCCCATCGAGACGCCGGAAGGGCCCAACATCGGCCTCATCAACTCGCTCGCCACCTTCGCGCGGGTGAACAAGTACGGCTTCATCGAGACGCCCTACCGCCTCGTGAAGGACGGCATGATCGTGGGCGAGCCGCGCTACCTCTCCGCCATGGAGGAGGAGAAGCTGGTCGTCGCCCAGGCCGATGCCGAGGTGGATGCCGGCACGGGCCAGTTCCTCAGCGAACTCGTCAGCGTGCGCCAGGGCGGCGACTTCCGCCTGGTGAAGCCCGAGGAGGTGACGGCGATCGACGTCTCGCCGAAGCAGCTCGTTTCGGTGGCCGCCGCGCTGATCCCGTTCCTGGAGAATGACGACGCCAACCGCGCGCTGATGGGCTCCAACATGCAGCGCCAGGCCGTGCCGCTCATCAAGAGCGACGCGCCGCTGGTGGGTACGGGCATGGAAGCCGCGGTGGCGCGGGATTCGGGCGCGGCCATCTCGGCCCGCCGCGAAGGCGTGGTGGACCAGATCGACGGCGCGCGCATCGTGGTGCGCGCGACGGGCGGTGACGGGCAGACCACGGGCGTGGACATCTATCGTCTGCGGAAGTTCCAGCGTTCCAACCAGAGCACCTGCATCAACCAGCGCCCGCTGGTGAAGGTGGGTGACCGGGTGAGCCCGGGCGAGATCATCGCCGACGGCCCCAGCACGGAGCTGGGCGAGCTGGCGCTGGGCCGCAACGTGCTCTGCGCCTTCATGCCCTGGAACGGCTACAACTTCGAGGACTCCATCCTCATCAGCGAGCGCATCGCGCGCGACGACGTGTTCACCTCCATTCACATCGAGGAATTCGAGGTGATGGCGCGCGACACGAAGCTGGGCCAGGAGGAGATCAGCCGCGACATCCCGAATGTCGGCGAGGAAGCGCTGCGCAACCTCGACGAGGCGGGCATCGTCTATGTCGGCGCCGAGGTGCACCCTGGTGACATCCTCGTCGGCAAGGTGACGCCAAAGGGCGAAAGCCCGATGACGCCGGAGGAGAAGCTGCTCCGTGCCATCTTCGGCGAGAAGGCCAGCGATGTGCGCGACACCTCGCTGCGCCTGCCGCCCGGTGTGTCCGGCACCATCGTGGATGTGCGCGTGTTCAGCCGCCGCGGCGTGGACAAGGATGAGCGCGCGATGGCGATCGAGCGCGCCGAAATCGAGCGCCTGGCCAAGGACCGCGACGACGAGAAGGCCATCCAGGAGCGCAGCTTCTACGGCCGTCTGCGCGAGCGTCTGCTGAACCGCAAGGCCAGCGGCGGCTTCAAGGGCGTGAAGGCCGGCACCGTCATCACCGACGAGGTGCTGGAGCAGTTCGCCAAGGCGACCTGGCGCCAGATTGCGGTGGCGGACGATGCCGCCATGGCCGAGATCGAGGCGCTGAAGCGCGAATTCGACGCGGCGGTGGAGCGGCTGCAGAAGCGTTTCGACAGCAAGGTCGAGAAGCTGCAGCGCGGCGACGAGCTGCCGCCTGGCGTGATGAAGATGGTCAAGGTCTTCGTGGCGGTGAAGCGCAAGCTGCAGCCCGGTGACAAGATGGCCGGCCGCCACGGCAACAAGGGCGTGGTCTCCCGCGTGGTGCCCATCGAGGACATGCCCTTCCTGGAAGATGGGACGAGCGTGGACCTGGTGCTGAACCCGCTGGGCGTGCCCTCGCGCATGAACGTCGGTCAGATCCTGGAGACGCATCTGGGCTGGGCCTGCGCCAATCTCGGCCGCCAGGTCGGTGAGCTGGTGGAGGATTTCCGCCGCTCCTCCGCCGTGCGGGACGAGCTGCACGCGAAGCTGCGCGAGGTCTATGGCGAGGAGGTGTTCGAACGCGACATCGCCCCCATGGACGAGGACCAGCTGATCGAGCTGTGCGACAACCTGAAGAAGGGCATCCCCATCGCGACGCCCGTCTTCGACGGTGCCCGCATGGGTGACATCGAGGGCATGCTGGAGCGCGCGGGCCTCGACACCTCGGGCCAGGTCTGGCTGCACGATGGCCGCTCGGGCGAGCGGTTCGAGCGCAAGGTGACGGTCGGCTACATCTACATGCTGAAGCTGCACCACCTGGTGGATGACAAGATCCACGCGCGTTCGATCGGCCCCTACAGCCTCGTCACCCAGCAGCCGCTGGGCGGCAAGGCGCAGTTCGGTGGACAGCGCTTCGGCGAGATGGAGGTCTGGGCGCTGGAAGCCTACGGCGCCGCCTACACGCTGCAGGAGATGCTGACGGTGAAGTCGGACGACGTGTCCGGCCGCACCAAGGTCTATGAGGCGATCGTCCGCGACCAGGACAGCTTCGAGGCCGGCATCCCCGAGAGCTTCAACGTCCTGGTGAAGGAGCTGAAGTCCCTCGGCCTGAACGTGGACCTCGAGAATCGCGGCCCCTGA